From a single Ooceraea biroi isolate clonal line C1 chromosome 12, Obir_v5.4, whole genome shotgun sequence genomic region:
- the LOC105280679 gene encoding ribosomal protein S6 kinase 2 beta has translation MPLATLTAPWTEHRVNEKQSTDILPAENPEETMITQGNLFERPNNCSESHEIEVRDMVRDGYEKAEPSHFELLRVLGQGSFGKVFLVRKVVGKDSGTLYAMKVLKKATLKVRDRVRTKMERNILVDVEHPFIVRLHYAFQTEGKLYLILDFLKGGDLFSRLSKEVMFTEEDVKFYLAELALALDHIHKLGIIYRDLKPENILLDTEGHISLTDFGLSKQPLDDSKAYSFCGTVEYMAPEIVNRKGHTCTADWWSFGVLMFEMLTGALPFQGANRKETMTQILKAKLGMPHNISAEAQALLRVLFKRNPTNRLGSGGVEEIKNHIFFATIDWDALYRKDIRPPFKPAVREDDAFYFDSEFTCKTPKDSPGVPPSANAHELFRGFSFIAPCLLADTDHIKSPENRNYNSISASFPSYVNSTSINDEYEFQQEIGKGSYSIVYLATHITSKLEYAVKVIEKSKRDPTEEIEILLRYGRHPHIVTLRAVHEDDRRVYLVLELLRGGELLDRLLQRRNFTEREAAEVIYTITSVVHYLHENGVVHRDLKPSNILYAKAGGDPTTLCICDLGFAKQLRAENGLLMTPCYTANFVAPEVLKRQGYDAACDIWSLGVLLYIMLAGYTPFRNSPGDSASDILDRIGPGYIDVDSGIWCDISTEAKELVKRMLHVDPNRRPTASVILKYPWIVNRHRIPQKALPDLITDPHSLKMAVAATYRAMSSSPRSPHIGPVVMSELARRRTQGKPAGPTQV, from the exons ATGCCGTTGGCGACCCTAACGGCTCCTTGGACCGAGCACCGTGTCAATGAGAAG CAAAGCACGGATATTCTTCCAGCCGAAAATCCGGAAGAAACGATGATTACTCaaggaaatttatttgaaagacCAAATAATTGCTCCGAATCGCATGAGATTGAAGTACGGGATATGGTACGAGATGGTTATGAAAAAGCTGAACCCTCTCATTTTGAGTTATTAAGAGTCCTTGGTCAAGGTTCCTTTGGCAAG GTATTTTTAGTAAGAAAAGTTGTTGGGAAAGACAGTGGTACGCTATATGCTATGAAGGTTTTAAAGAAGGCAACGTTGAAAG TACGTGATAGAGTCAGAACCAAAATGGAAAGAAACATATTGGTTGATGTCGAACATCCGTTCATCGTTCGACTACATTATGCGTTCCAGACGGAGGGAAAACTTTATTTGATATTAGATTTTCTAAAAGGCGGTGATCTCTTCTCGAGGTTGTCCAAAgag GTAATGTTTACGGAAGAGGATGTCAAGTTTTATTTGGCCGAATTAGCACTTGCACTGGATCATATACATAAACTTGGAATTATTTATCGAGATCTCAAACCTGAGAa TATCTTACTGGATACAGAAGGCCACATATCTCTAACAGATTTTGGTTTAAGCAAACAACCTTTAGATGATTCAAAGGCATATTCATTTTGTGGTACCGTTGAGTACATGGCGCCTGAAATTGTTAATAGGAAAGGGCATACTTGTACGGCAGATTGGTGGAGTTTTGGTGTCTTAATG TTTGAAATGCTGACAGGCGCTCTTCCATTCCAAGGTGCAAATCGCAAAGAAACGATGACGCAGATTTTGAAGGCTAAACTTGGCATGCCACATAATATTTCAGCAGAAGCACAAGCGCTTTTGagagtattatttaaaagaaatccTACCAATCGCCTTGGTtctg GCGGagtagaagaaataaaaaaccaTATTTTCTTCGCTACCATCGATTGGGACGCACTTTATAGAAAGGACATAAGACCACCGTTTAAACCAGCTGTTAGGGAAGATGACGCGTTTTACTTTGACAGTGAATTTACCTGTAAAACACCCAAAG ATTCCCCAGGAGTGCCACCTAGCGCAAATGCTCACGAGTTATTTCGAGGCTTCAGCTTTATTGCACCCTGTTTACTCGCGGATACAGATCACATCAAGTCTCCGGAGAATAGAAACTACAACAGCATTAGTGCTAGTTTCCCATCTTATGTCAACTCTACTTCCATAAATGATGAATATGAATTTCAACAGGAAATTGGCAAAGGAAGCTATAGTATAGTTTACTTAGCTACCCATATAACATCTAAGTTGGAATACGCTGTGAAG GTGATAGAAAAATCGAAACGTGATCCGACGGAGGAAATCGAAATTTTGTTACGATATGGCAGACATCCCCATATCGTAACGTTGAGAGCGGTCCATGAAGATGATAGACGAGTATATCTTGTATTGGAATTGTTACGCGGTGGCGAGCTTCTTGATCGTTTACTGCAAAGACGAAATTTTACTGAACGAGAAGCTGCTGAAGTCATTTATACTATTACCAGTGTAGTACATTATCTTCACGAGAATGGA gtagTTCATAGAGACTTGAAGCCATCAAATATTCTGTATGCAAAAGCTGGTGGTGATCCAACAACACTTTGTATATGTGATCTTGGTTTCGCAAAACAGTTACGAGCGGAAAATGGTTTATTAATGACACCTTGCTACACGGCGAACTTTGTAGCACCCGAAGTATTGAAACGTCAAGGATATGACGCGGCATGTGACATTTGGTCATTAGGcgtattattatacatcatgCTAGCTGG ATACACGCCTTTTCGTAATAGTCCAGGTGATAGTGCGAGCGATATATTGGATCGTATTGGTCCTGGATATATAGATGTAGACAGCGGAATATGGTGTGATATTTCAACCGAAGCTAAAGAATTAGTCAAAAGAATGCTGCACGTAGACCCTAATCGAAGACCTACAGCATcagtaattttgaaatatccaTGGATTGTAAATCGACACCGTATTCCTCAAAAAGCATTACCAGATCTTATAACAGATCCACATAGCCtgaag ATGGCAGTAGCAGCAACGTACCGAGCAATGTCAAGTAGTCCAAGATCTCCACATATTGGTCCTGTAGTTATGTCCGAATTGGCACGTCGTAGAACACAAGGCAAACCAGCTGGTCCCACCCAAgtttaa